Proteins encoded within one genomic window of Triticum aestivum cultivar Chinese Spring chromosome 2D, IWGSC CS RefSeq v2.1, whole genome shotgun sequence:
- the LOC123048744 gene encoding uncharacterized protein yields the protein MRSGADEKPNTEMESRNRSNPRKNSSSKSNRVAPPESLGRLLQQLKEKEKLKEGKSEATSERVNSLREEIRTLRLDLFGGQGGTRGISTQSMIHPSPREFTKMEGESASGSGKRQHQLVSCRPHENEIRQSPAAAPPATPHHDSAMDEQQVHKKVDVSGDGDNNDMKKEMDRGKSAQQIAKEEEMAFEANSFASYRKSWESNWGACSRGFFEDTTTVSPMHFTHCTPGCDPGNAAIAGATLQIFTIKLEELKGGLEWPLSVYGVVAARDCVDHSRNLLFSCDRWRSQKLSQEDPFLRLIGPSRAIVFTDDVYFETELRVKGKTLSQDIALISERRHYSGGRTISFSNCFCRIELCMERIHETVQATILGVRVKNGPWPFDYGGKVACLSPSWTYKVTGGKVFYTTHAPSMEVVMLASRGRTMPKGSCGYLRLSRHVVSVELEGSLNVVIQAYSESGDITTQGEVSFMPKACNISQETCFLDDSDPKVEVEITVAWSLLVSNRRHLMMNGMDFGELKEAVSGMGV from the exons ATGAGATCTGGAGCTGACGAAAAGCCTAACACTGAGATGGAGAGTAGGAATCGTTCCAATCCGAGGAAGAACAGTAGCAGTAAGTCCAATCGAGTTGCGCCACCTGAGAGTCTAGGGCGCTTGCTGCAGCAACTCAAGGAGAAGGAAAAACTCAAGGAGGGGAAGTCGGAGGCGACGTCGGAACGAGTTAATTCACTCCGGGAGGAAATCAGGACGTTGCGCCTCGACCTATTTGGTGGTCAGGGAGGAACACGCGGCATATCGACGCAGTCGATGATCCATCCATCGCCTCGCGAGTTCACAAAGATGGAAGGGGAATCTGCTTCCGGTTCCGGTAAGCGGCAGCATCAGCTTGTTTCTTGCAGACCCCATGAGAATGAGATCCGCCAGTCTCCTGCCGCCGCTCCGCCGGCGACGCCCCACCATGATTCAGCCATGGATGAGCAGCAGGTCCATAAAAAAGTTGATGTCTCCGGTGACGGTGATAACAATGATATGAAGAAGGAGATGGATAGAGGCAAATCGGCCCAGCAAATAGCCAAAGAGGAGGAGATGGCCTTTGAGGCCAACAGCTTTGCCTCATACCGTAAAAGTTGGGAATCGAACTGGGGAGCTTGTAGCCGCGGGTTCTTCGAAGACACGA CCACCGTGAGTCCCATGCACTTTACCCACTGCACACCTGGATGCGACCCAGGAAATGCCGCCATCGCTGGGGCCACCCTGCAGATCTTCACCATCAAGCTCGAGGAGTTAAAAGGCGGCCTTGAGTGGCCATTGTCTGTGTATGGTGTGGTTGCTGCGCGAGACTGCGTGGATCACAGCCGCAACCTCCTCTTCTCTTGCGATAGGTGGAGGTCGCAGAAGCTCAGTCAGGAA GATCCTTTCTTGCGCTTAATTGGCCCGTCTCGTGCCATTGTGTTTACCGATGATGTTTACTTTGAAACCGAGCTAAGAGTAAAAGGCAAAACATTGTCTCAAGATATAGCATTGATTAGTGAGAGGCGCCATTACAGCGGAGGACGTACCATTTCCTTCAGCAACTGCTTCTGCAGAATAGAGTTATGCATGGAACGAATTCATGAAACTGTCCAGGCCACTATATTGGGTGTCCGTGTCAAAAATGGACCATGGCCTTTCGATTATGGTGGTAAAGTGGCTTGCCTCTCACCATCGTGGACATATAAGGTCACTGGTGGTAAAGTCTTTTATACTACTCATGCCCCGTCCATGGAAGTTGTGATGCTTGCTTCACGTGGCAGAACAATGCCTAAGGGTTCATGTGGTTACCTTCGTCTATCAAGGCATGTAGTTTCTGTAGAACTAGAAGGAAGCCTGAATGTTGTCATACAAGCTTACTCAGAATCTGGTGATATCACCACACAAGGTGAGGTTTCCTTCATGCCCAAAGCTTGCAATATAAGTCAGGAGACATGTTTCTTGGATGACAGTGACCCTAAGGTGGAAGTGGAAATTACTGTCGCTTGGTCTCTTCTTGTTTCGAACAGGCGTCATTTGATGATGAATGGAATGGACTTTGGCGAGTTGAAGGAAGCGGTCAGTGGGATGGGAGTTTGA